One window from the genome of Lycium ferocissimum isolate CSIRO_LF1 unplaced genomic scaffold, AGI_CSIRO_Lferr_CH_V1 ctg1476, whole genome shotgun sequence encodes:
- the LOC132042356 gene encoding protein terminal ear1 homolog, whose product MEGNGMIHGNLDPRAQEFTPRYPFNQPHNNNSLPLLPTNQFYYPYSCAPPPLPPPLPPYGDVSSYHVPPAYVSTNPPVRTPVLPPPSSMSTRTLLLSMVPNDVSESIIRRDLEVFGDVRAVQMTRVREGIVTVHFYDLRHAQTALTEIQEQHMQQQMRLRMHYYECVNLGQNSVVFTPLPPPARGLINGRAVWAQFTFPVTSGLPDGNNQGTLVIFNLDPQTSTGSLRDIFQAFGPVKELRETPMKRHQRFVEFYDVRDAARALMEMNGNDLNGKQLLIEFSRPGGNNSRRFSRGSHQYSPPSKFNGHFNNNNYSSRISRYNNLSPTNSPPITPPSHSYRKPQRVYNNTSKSHQFQNQKSNYFKGNPSGGYSGSESSGGGSSVQESLASLCVSSNVRPGKKNHAKKCNNISASSSSSPPSKQLHQMFQQGKSSTHRPWKSCTSKQAKGYDPRFLINEDGIMESNCLDSRTTVMIKNIPNKYSQKLLLNMLDNHCIHCNEQIADGDDQPKSSYDFVYLPIDFINKCNVGYGFVNMTSPEATLRLYKAFHLQNWEVFNSRKICQVTYARLQGIEALKEHFKNSKFPCEAEEYMPVIFAPPRDGKLLTEPNPIVGRGSNSPLLLSAVASSKGEEDQEEESSDLVEVDILVDNENGYFINTSNDDHETRNINGGVGVGENYDVGNDSTFSSSVCMLAD is encoded by the exons atggagggcAATGGTATGATTCATGGAAATCTTGATCCTAGAGCTCAAGAATTTACACCAAGATATCCATTTAATCAACCCCATAACAACAATTCTTTACCTTTACTGCCTACTAATCAATTTTACTACCCTTACTCATGTGCACCACCACCTTTACCGCCACCGTTACCACCGTACGGTGATGTTTCATCGTACCATGTTCCACCGGCGTATGTTAGCACAAACCCACCTGTCCGTACGCCTGTTTTGCCACCACCAAGTTCAATGTCTACAAGGACTTTGTTATTAAGTATGGTACCTAATGATGTGAGTGAATCTATTATTAGAAGAGATTTAGAGGTATTTGGTGATGTTAGAGCAGTACAAATGACAAGGGTTAGAGAAGGGATTGTAACTGTTCATTTCTATGATTTAAGACACGCGCAAACAGCGTTAACGgagattcaagaacaacacATGCAACAACAAATGCGTTTAAGGATGCATTATTATGAGTGTGTTAATTTGGGGCAAAATTCTGTTGTTTTTACACCACTCCCACCACCGGCGCGTGGACTTATTAATGGAAGAGCTGTTTGGGCTCAGTTTACTTTTCCAGTTACTTCTGGTCTTCCTGATGGCAATAATCAAGGGACACTTGTGATTTTCAATTTGGACCCTCAAACTTCTACTGGTTCACTTAGAGATATTTTTCAAGCTTTTG ggccTGTGAAGGAATTGAGGGAGACACCAATGAAGAGGCATCAAAGGTTTGTggagttttatgatgttagaGATGCAGCAAGGGCACTAATGGAGATGAATGGCAATGATTTAAATGGGAAGCAATTGTTGATTGAATTCAGTAGGCCAGGTGGAAATAACAGCAGAAGATTCTCAAGAGGTTCTCATCAATATTCACCACCTAGCAAATTCAATGGTCattttaacaacaacaattactcTTCAAGAATATCCAGATATAACAATTTGTCACCAACTAATTCTCCTCCAATTACTCCACCCTCACATTCCTATAGAAAACCTCAAAGGGTGTACAACAATACTTCAAAATCCCATCAATTTCAAAATCAGAAATCAAATTACTTTAAAGGAAACCCTAGTGGTGGATatagtggaagtgaaagttcAGGTGGTGGGTCATCAGTTCAAGAATCATTGGCTTCTTTGTGTGTGTCATCAAATGTTAGGCCTGGGAAGAAAAATCATGCCAAAAAGTGTAACAATATTAGTGCAAGTAGTAGCAGTTCTCCTCCTTCAAAGCAACTACATCAAATGTTTCAACAAGGTAAGAGCAGTACTCATAGGCCATGGAAGAGTTGCACATCAAAGCAGGCAAAAGGTTATGATCCTCGTTTTCTAATTAACGAAGATGGGATTATGGAATCAAATTGCTTAGATTCCAGAACTACTGTCATGATCAAGAACATACCCAACAAGTACAG TCAGAAGCTGCTGCTGAACATGCTGGACAACCACTGCATTCACTGTAACGAGCAGATTGCCGACGGCGATGATCAGCCAAAATCctcttatgattttgtttatcTTCCCATCGATTTCAT TAACAAGTGCAACGTGGGATATGGATTCGTGAACATGACTTCACCAGAGGCAACTTTGAGACTCTACAAGGCTTTTCATCTTCAAAATTGGGAGGTCTTCAACTCCAGGAAAATTTGCCAAGTTACTTATGCTAGATTACAA GGAATAGAGGCATTGAAAGAGCATTTCAAGAACTCAAAATTCCCATGTGAAGCTGAGGAATACATGCCAGTGATATTCGCACCACCTCGAGATGGCAAGTTACTAACTGAGCCTAATCCTATTGTGGGACGTGGCAGTAACTCTCCATTACTCCTCTCAGCCGTCGCTTCCTCTAAAGGAGAAGAAGATCAAGAAGAAGAGTCATCTGATCTCGTGGAAGTGGATATACTTGTAGATAATGAAAATGGCTACTTTATCAATACAAGTAATGATGACCATGAAACAAGAAATATAAACGGCGGCGTTGGTGTTGGTGAAAATTACGATGTTGGCAATGAttcaacattttcttcttccgtcTGCATGTTGGCTGATTAA